In bacterium, a single window of DNA contains:
- a CDS encoding DUF488 domain-containing protein, with protein MTEIFTIGHSNHDLLDFLNILKRSRTQVLVDVRSEPYSRYASQFNKTEFQRHVETAGITYRYSGNSIGGKPKDMSLYTPSGAPDYDKLAKTESFQNELKAIVEIAKTKRVVIMCSEADPMTCHRERILAQILRSWGIDVKHIMPDGSIAKVEQPGLFKN; from the coding sequence TTGACCGAAATTTTCACGATAGGCCACAGCAATCATGACCTGCTCGATTTCTTGAATATATTGAAGCGCAGCAGGACCCAGGTCCTCGTCGATGTCCGCAGCGAACCCTACAGCCGCTATGCCTCACAGTTCAACAAAACCGAATTCCAAAGGCATGTCGAGACGGCTGGGATTACATATCGATACTCAGGCAACTCAATAGGCGGCAAACCCAAAGATATGTCGCTCTACACCCCATCCGGCGCTCCCGATTATGACAAACTCGCAAAGACCGAATCTTTTCAAAATGAGCTTAAAGCAATCGTAGAAATCGCAAAGACCAAGCGAGTGGTTATAATGTGCAGTGAGGCAGACCCGATGACATGCCACCGCGAGAGAATTCTGGCACAAATTCTGCGAAGCTGGGGGATAGATGTGAAGCATATCATGCCGGATGGCAGCATCGCGAAGGTGGAACAACCAGGGCTCTTTAAGAATTAG
- a CDS encoding cobalamin B12-binding domain-containing protein, translated as MRGTIVAGALGNCVHVAGVAGLLGIAQQLGYKTVFLGAAVSVDDFVEAVREHDPDIVGVSYRLTPEVGKRLVSDLKSALERSELLDRRFVFGGTPPVCEAVKELDWFEYYFTGLENTDAVWTYLKGEEAGKSCTECTGTLLERLEHKHPYPLLRHHFGLPDLDATINGVRKIAESGVLDIISIAPDQNAQESFFRPEEMDPTMDGAGGVPVRRREDLTAMYSAAQCGNYPLLRVYSGTRDLISWAKMSAETISNAWAAIPLCWYSVLDGRSNRTPEGAIRENQECMRWHAERGIPVEVNEPHHWGLRDAHDVISVVMAYLAAYNAKQMGVSHYIAQYMFNTPPGLSPVMDLAKVQAQIEMVESLHGPEFYSFRQVRAGLLHLSPQMNKAKGQLAASTMLSLAVAPHIIHVVGYCEGDHAASADDVIESCEIVHGVLKNCQTGMQALIGSEEVGRRRKYLMDEAEVLLGAIRDFGRDEEDAFSDPAVITGAIKQGLLDAPHLKGNPYASGTLETRVIGGALEAVDHDTKEPICESERLQSLLSCIVG; from the coding sequence ATGCGCGGAACTATAGTTGCCGGAGCACTGGGAAACTGCGTGCATGTGGCGGGTGTGGCCGGGCTATTGGGCATCGCACAGCAGCTTGGTTACAAGACAGTATTCTTGGGCGCGGCAGTTAGCGTAGATGATTTTGTCGAAGCAGTCCGCGAGCATGATCCCGATATAGTCGGTGTCAGCTATCGATTGACCCCTGAAGTCGGTAAGCGCCTGGTCAGTGATCTCAAGTCGGCTCTGGAGCGCTCGGAACTGCTTGACAGGCGGTTTGTCTTCGGTGGAACGCCTCCCGTGTGCGAAGCGGTCAAGGAACTGGATTGGTTCGAGTATTATTTCACCGGGCTTGAGAACACTGATGCCGTGTGGACATATCTGAAAGGCGAGGAAGCGGGTAAATCCTGCACTGAATGCACCGGCACGCTGCTCGAGCGGCTCGAACACAAGCACCCATACCCGCTGCTTAGGCATCATTTCGGTCTGCCCGACCTTGACGCGACTATAAACGGTGTTCGCAAAATCGCCGAGTCCGGTGTGCTCGATATAATTTCGATTGCACCGGACCAGAACGCGCAGGAGTCATTCTTCCGCCCGGAGGAGATGGACCCGACTATGGACGGCGCAGGCGGCGTTCCAGTTCGCAGACGCGAAGATCTGACCGCGATGTATAGCGCTGCGCAGTGTGGAAACTATCCCCTGCTGCGTGTATACAGCGGCACTCGCGACCTTATATCCTGGGCAAAAATGTCGGCGGAGACTATATCAAATGCCTGGGCGGCGATACCATTGTGCTGGTACAGCGTCTTGGACGGACGCTCGAATCGCACGCCGGAGGGGGCAATCCGTGAGAACCAGGAGTGTATGCGCTGGCATGCCGAGCGTGGAATTCCAGTGGAGGTCAATGAGCCCCACCATTGGGGCTTGCGCGATGCCCACGATGTCATATCGGTTGTTATGGCCTATCTGGCGGCATACAATGCGAAGCAGATGGGCGTGTCGCATTACATTGCTCAGTATATGTTCAATACCCCTCCTGGTCTTTCGCCTGTGATGGACCTGGCAAAGGTTCAGGCCCAGATAGAAATGGTGGAGAGTCTGCACGGGCCTGAGTTCTATTCTTTCAGACAGGTCAGAGCCGGGCTGCTGCACCTGTCACCTCAGATGAACAAGGCAAAGGGGCAGCTTGCGGCATCGACTATGCTTTCTCTGGCGGTTGCGCCGCATATCATTCATGTGGTTGGTTACTGCGAGGGCGACCATGCGGCCTCGGCTGACGATGTGATAGAAAGCTGCGAGATAGTCCATGGCGTGCTCAAGAATTGCCAGACCGGTATGCAGGCTTTGATAGGCAGTGAAGAGGTCGGCAGGCGCAGGAAATACCTTATGGATGAAGCTGAAGTCCTGCTGGGCGCAATCCGTGACTTCGGTAGAGATGAGGAGGATGCTTTCTCAGATCCGGCTGTAATCACCGGAGCTATCAAACAGGGTCTTTTGGATGCGCCTCATCTCAAAGGCAATCCGTATGCTAGCGGCACGCTCGAAACGCGAGTAATTGGTGGAGCGCTTGAAGCTGTGGATCACGACACAAAGGAGCCAATTTGTGAGAGCGAGAGACTGCAGTCTCTGCTTTCCTGCATTGTCGGATGA
- a CDS encoding NAD/NADP octopine/nopaline dehydrogenase family protein translates to MENRSAPSFAVLGAGHGGTAVAGQLSLMGFDVSLYNRSPERLRSIQSAGGIEIISGCQDTIPHGFAALKIVTSIPSEAIAGRDILMVVVPATAHRPIAEQIAPHLVDGQMIVLNPGRTGGALEVSKVIRDCGCCADVVVAEAQTFIYASRSMNPAQTKIFRVKNSIPVAALPAHSTPEVVGKLRTAFPQFVPGDNVMKTSLDNIGAIFHPAVTVLNAARIESTNGDFDYYTEGITPAVSQILEKMDKERVAVAEALGFRAMSAREWLYIAYDAAGRTLHEAMRANRGYDGIKAPKSVYHRYISEDIPMSLVPIASLGEMVGVPTPVIDSIILLGSILHETDYRAKGRNAESLGLAGKSLKDIRRFILEGEPEEKETKQCAEL, encoded by the coding sequence ATGGAAAACAGGAGTGCGCCCAGTTTCGCAGTCCTCGGAGCAGGCCATGGTGGAACAGCCGTGGCAGGGCAGCTTTCTCTGATGGGCTTTGATGTCTCACTATATAACCGCAGTCCGGAAAGGCTCCGTTCGATCCAGTCTGCAGGTGGGATAGAGATCATATCCGGCTGCCAGGACACAATTCCTCACGGCTTCGCTGCTCTCAAAATTGTTACCTCCATCCCATCCGAGGCCATCGCCGGACGCGATATTCTAATGGTCGTGGTCCCTGCAACCGCGCACAGGCCAATTGCCGAACAGATCGCTCCTCACCTTGTCGACGGCCAGATGATAGTGCTCAATCCCGGCAGGACGGGCGGTGCATTGGAGGTGTCCAAAGTCATACGTGACTGTGGGTGCTGCGCTGATGTGGTCGTAGCCGAGGCGCAGACATTCATATACGCCAGCCGGTCGATGAATCCGGCGCAGACCAAGATATTCCGCGTCAAGAACAGCATCCCCGTAGCAGCTCTGCCTGCACATAGCACACCCGAGGTGGTAGGCAAGCTTAGGACCGCGTTTCCTCAGTTTGTGCCCGGCGATAATGTGATGAAGACCAGCCTCGACAATATCGGCGCGATATTCCACCCGGCGGTCACTGTCCTCAACGCCGCTCGCATCGAAAGCACAAACGGCGATTTCGATTATTATACGGAAGGCATCACTCCCGCTGTATCTCAGATTCTCGAAAAGATGGATAAGGAGCGTGTTGCCGTAGCCGAGGCTCTCGGTTTCAGGGCAATGTCCGCGCGCGAGTGGCTCTATATTGCCTATGACGCCGCAGGGCGCACTTTGCATGAGGCGATGCGGGCCAACAGAGGTTATGATGGCATCAAGGCTCCCAAGAGTGTATATCATCGTTATATAAGCGAGGATATCCCGATGAGCCTTGTGCCTATAGCGTCTCTGGGAGAGATGGTAGGCGTGCCGACACCGGTTATAGACTCGATCATCCTGCTCGGCTCGATTTTGCATGAGACGGACTACAGGGCAAAAGGCAGGAACGCCGAGAGCCTCGGTCTGGCGGGAAAAAGCCTGAAAGACATACGCCGGTTTATTCTGGAGGGCGAGCCTGAAGAAAAGGAGACGAAACAATGCGCGGAACTATAG
- a CDS encoding peptidylprolyl isomerase, protein MQFYTISAIALAALISANATFAAEAVKDEKPETGRWAVIETNKGTIKFALYEKDAPITTKNFIELANSKFYDGLTFHRVVPGFVIQGGDPNGDGTGGSPNKIKLEVSPKLKHDAAGVVAMARASDPNSASCQFYITLAAVPYLDMNYAVFGRVVEGLDVVKKIQIGDVMKTVRIVDPPKPKEDKK, encoded by the coding sequence ATGCAATTCTACACAATATCAGCAATCGCTCTGGCGGCTCTTATTTCAGCTAACGCCACATTTGCTGCCGAAGCCGTAAAAGATGAAAAACCAGAAACCGGGCGCTGGGCAGTCATCGAGACGAACAAGGGCACGATCAAGTTTGCGCTTTATGAGAAAGATGCGCCAATCACCACGAAAAACTTTATCGAGCTGGCAAACTCAAAGTTTTATGACGGGCTGACGTTTCATCGCGTCGTCCCGGGGTTTGTGATACAGGGCGGCGATCCGAATGGTGACGGCACCGGCGGTTCACCAAACAAGATCAAACTTGAAGTCTCACCCAAACTCAAGCACGATGCAGCCGGTGTGGTGGCTATGGCGCGCGCATCCGACCCGAACTCCGCCAGCTGCCAGTTCTATATCACACTTGCCGCAGTCCCTTATCTGGATATGAACTACGCGGTCTTTGGCCGAGTGGTAGAGGGACTGGATGTTGTGAAAAAGATACAGATCGGGGATGTGATGAAAACCGTGCGAATTGTCGATCCGCCGAAACCGAAAGAAGATAAGAAATAG
- the ruvC gene encoding crossover junction endodeoxyribonuclease RuvC, which yields MRILGIDPGTATTGYGVVDKIGVSPKMVDYGAIETSPKKSAPERLLDIYNELNKIIDQYQPDVIVMERLFFAKNQTTAIAVGKACGVMQFAAAQRGLTVVEYTPMEVKQAVVGYGGAEKKQIQFMIQRILSLREIPKPDDAADALALAVCHAHSEKLRSI from the coding sequence TTGCGAATATTAGGAATAGACCCCGGAACAGCCACGACGGGATATGGCGTAGTGGACAAAATAGGTGTGAGTCCGAAGATGGTCGACTACGGCGCAATAGAGACCAGCCCAAAGAAATCCGCCCCCGAGCGTCTTTTGGATATCTATAACGAACTCAACAAGATCATCGACCAATATCAACCCGATGTAATCGTGATGGAGAGACTGTTTTTCGCCAAGAACCAGACTACGGCGATTGCAGTCGGCAAGGCGTGCGGTGTGATGCAGTTTGCTGCCGCCCAGCGAGGGCTGACCGTGGTTGAATATACCCCGATGGAGGTCAAGCAGGCGGTGGTCGGCTATGGCGGCGCCGAAAAGAAGCAGATTCAGTTCATGATCCAAAGAATCCTGAGTCTTCGCGAGATACCCAAGCCGGACGATGCAGCCGATGCTCTGGCTCTGGCGGTCTGCCATGCTCATTCTGAAAAGCTGCGATCGATTTAA
- a CDS encoding RNA polymerase sigma factor, whose amino-acid sequence MRPAKAVTTQDGQLIGSFKRGQAEAFDRLMEAHTDKVFALAWSVLMNADDAMDAVQEVFIKLYKALPSMSESDNLNAWLYRVCLNHCIDRKRRAKNSRTEFTDDDWEHLQGNLADEPEYRMYQSEVGRVIRAAVDKLPERQRMVFILRHYRLLSINEIAQALGCTTGAVKAHLSRATARLRDRLAGTIVFEAGEVK is encoded by the coding sequence ATGCGACCGGCAAAAGCCGTCACCACACAGGACGGACAGTTGATAGGCAGCTTCAAACGGGGGCAGGCCGAGGCCTTTGACCGTTTGATGGAGGCGCACACCGACAAGGTGTTTGCGCTGGCATGGTCGGTCCTGATGAATGCTGATGATGCCATGGATGCGGTCCAGGAGGTCTTCATTAAGCTGTATAAAGCACTGCCATCGATGTCCGAATCCGATAATTTGAACGCGTGGCTCTATCGGGTCTGCCTTAATCACTGCATCGACCGCAAACGCAGAGCTAAAAACTCGAGGACAGAATTTACTGACGATGACTGGGAGCATCTGCAAGGCAACTTGGCCGATGAGCCTGAATATCGTATGTATCAGAGTGAAGTGGGGCGGGTAATACGCGCCGCGGTGGACAAGCTGCCCGAGCGCCAGAGAATGGTATTCATTCTCAGGCACTACAGACTTCTTTCTATAAATGAGATCGCGCAGGCACTAGGATGCACCACCGGCGCGGTCAAGGCGCATCTTTCGCGCGCAACCGCTCGTTTGCGCGACCGGCTTGCAGGGACAATTGTCTTTGAAGCCGGGGAGGTGAAATAA
- a CDS encoding zf-HC2 domain-containing protein, producing MNCRQVRKLMGAYLYGDLEPEDMRDIRLHAQVCDKCRADLESRGQVISSLSAQAPVLQDHDKQRIARNVKEAITGLDHEDIRLNRTNEPDTGLWWLRPASAVAIAGFLLAGFAIGRHIGGGLSAGSRQSTDISKARVTITEAAPDNSSDNATEASTDTHQSNSRSKKIENMADYARRMAIPAVTGPTDRNSNQDKRRHVIHEEPLSVAGQSDIKGEQDNKDTTKLPKPTGLNDAQTANE from the coding sequence ATGAATTGCAGACAGGTCCGTAAACTTATGGGAGCATATCTGTATGGAGACCTGGAACCGGAAGATATGCGCGATATCAGGCTGCATGCGCAGGTATGTGATAAATGCCGTGCCGACCTGGAAAGCCGCGGGCAGGTCATCTCATCGCTGAGCGCTCAAGCGCCGGTTCTGCAAGATCACGACAAGCAGCGGATCGCTCGGAATGTGAAAGAAGCAATAACCGGGTTGGATCACGAAGATATCAGACTGAACCGCACGAATGAGCCGGACACAGGCCTATGGTGGCTGCGACCGGCATCGGCTGTCGCTATAGCAGGTTTTCTGCTGGCAGGTTTTGCAATAGGCAGGCACATCGGCGGTGGGCTTTCTGCAGGCTCCAGGCAGTCAACCGACATCAGCAAAGCAAGGGTAACAATCACCGAGGCAGCCCCAGACAACTCATCTGATAATGCAACAGAAGCCAGCACCGATACGCACCAAAGCAACTCACGCTCGAAAAAGATAGAAAATATGGCCGATTATGCTCGAAGGATGGCAATACCCGCAGTCACCGGCCCGACAGACAGAAACAGCAATCAAGATAAGCGCAGGCACGTAATACATGAGGAGCCGCTGAGTGTGGCAGGACAATCGGACATAAAGGGAGAACAGGACAATAAAGACACGACAAAACTGCCAAAACCCACAGGTCTTAATGATGCGCAGACAGCCAATGAATAA
- a CDS encoding carboxypeptidase regulatory-like domain-containing protein, with protein MNNHIYIRVFFIAIVVFISAVTISGAFAQTRASVTVSAVTEDSYSPVVLIIDGKLVEVESLQFMRGQQVMIWLRDLENLGWGKAYSDKSGEIIFKGNGVTLSFTKNGGLAKVNSLSVKLPVDTYTRDGKLMVPLSFTAKALGYDCEIAYKPVAAIKTYSRPATTPESNSLEGRVIYAGKGAAGIKVRAVDRDFNVVGDTVTDANGTYRFDNLPAGEYAAFVYTKDNPTYFNRVSEAAVLNKGDEAHLKPISLGRILAPKSPKPGGMAKNSSGNVLLEWTKCEAAVSYELTIARKNSEPSLAFTSKEPKARIPANKLKHGEMYEAQVSALDANGDYVGGTVGAGGEPWSFVFE; from the coding sequence ATGAATAATCACATTTACATAAGAGTATTCTTTATCGCTATAGTCGTCTTTATTTCAGCAGTAACAATATCAGGTGCATTCGCGCAGACACGCGCATCAGTTACGGTGAGCGCCGTGACCGAGGATAGCTACTCGCCGGTCGTTTTGATTATAGACGGCAAGCTGGTGGAAGTGGAATCGCTCCAATTTATGCGCGGCCAGCAGGTGATGATCTGGCTGCGCGATCTGGAAAACCTCGGCTGGGGCAAAGCATATTCAGACAAGTCCGGCGAGATCATATTCAAGGGTAACGGAGTCACTCTCTCATTTACCAAGAATGGCGGGCTGGCCAAAGTCAACTCGCTGTCTGTAAAGCTGCCGGTCGATACATACACCCGAGACGGAAAACTGATGGTCCCACTCTCGTTTACGGCAAAAGCGCTCGGATATGACTGTGAGATTGCCTACAAACCGGTGGCTGCCATAAAAACGTATTCCCGCCCCGCAACCACGCCGGAGTCTAATTCACTGGAAGGCAGAGTCATATATGCGGGCAAAGGCGCGGCGGGAATCAAAGTGCGGGCAGTTGATAGGGATTTTAATGTCGTAGGCGACACCGTCACCGATGCGAACGGCACCTACAGGTTCGACAACCTCCCTGCAGGTGAATACGCGGCGTTCGTCTATACCAAAGACAACCCCACCTATTTCAATCGTGTCTCAGAAGCAGCGGTCCTCAACAAAGGGGACGAAGCTCACCTCAAACCCATATCACTTGGACGTATTCTCGCGCCAAAATCCCCAAAACCAGGTGGAATGGCAAAAAACTCAAGCGGCAATGTGCTGCTGGAGTGGACCAAGTGCGAAGCAGCAGTATCATACGAACTGACAATTGCAAGAAAAAACAGTGAGCCGAGCCTGGCATTCACTTCAAAAGAACCGAAAGCACGTATACCCGCCAATAAATTGAAGCATGGCGAAATGTATGAAGCACAGGTATCCGCGCTCGATGCCAATGGAGACTATGTCGGCGGCACGGTGGGCGCAGGCGGCGAGCCATGGTCGTTTGTATTTGAGTAA
- a CDS encoding family 78 glycoside hydrolase catalytic domain — MGNWIWIQSAETTRNYYLYARKTFDLPAKPSRAIIKTSADSRYKLYVNGEYVGKGPVRSAAGISYYDTYDITGVLSKGKNVIAFHVMHFGENTSMCALRRPGLICKAEIELNDQKLEIETDQAWKVHRASDWTGQSARINNNLGFQEVYDSAERMDGWNEIKFKEKGWEEACIVGTAPAMPWGKLIERAIPQLDEEKILPASIVGLYNSPEHSKETAAQTVPEIMAASELVDLNAGSVKHAEALLTETGSCQVKTPRGDGGVVIILDFGREVFGNVEIGIGGSGSGTMDIGYSELLEDGHVKPTRGDMKYTDRVVLKKGKLNWQSFEPRAFRYMQIEFHACSKAVALEHIRVNQTTYPTELIGSFECSDPLLNDIWKTCAYTAKLCMEDTFIDSPWQSRSQWWADARIESRTAYYAFDDVKLLAQGLRQIADTQDRSGAVMGTYPASEDKLVPDFALNWVFSILDYYAFSDDSGLVRDLYPNVRRLMSWFDRYQNDFGLIGEVPGWIFIDSADLERHGVLTSLNCLYYQALRVTAALASILGKGNEADDYNESARVLRLAINKYLYSPEKGLYADCLKDGKLADKFSAQTNILAALFDIPDHYCKAAIIRTLQGNMLSETRTPYFTSHLLEVLYSMDRHKEALDMMRRKWGRSVEQGGGTFPEFFGDNGSKCHGWASGPARDLIAEYVGIKPILGMHRFSVTPHEGDLEWAKGSIATRTGLLTIEWRSTPRSFTIEARVPDGLKVDIYPPCPMNTKITLDGKAHPSCLVTIGGGNHTIKVTSARLPKPKPLGKLPKPVPIPIVELLDDLSVQDRKNLGLITSRHERNGSRRSRLKTSRKSKIEEAPIEILPTPELETLVEETEMIPEIAASATETAPEAETKPQKRRSRRGGRGRNKPAPQETAVAQVPEEKVEVEAVISNEPLETADEPKKTSRKRSHRGGRRRSSKSSQEAQTPADVPTEIEPAAESPLSVEDASPELVTEAAVEAAPKPARKRTHRGGRKRSTSKKSLEEAAESSPIEPVVEATPEPAPEAAAQEAPKKKRRTYTRRPRKKPTENTEQADSSKTMQDQPAE; from the coding sequence ATGGGCAACTGGATATGGATACAAAGCGCCGAGACCACTCGTAATTATTATCTCTACGCGCGCAAAACATTCGACCTACCCGCAAAGCCCAGCCGAGCAATCATCAAAACATCTGCAGACAGCCGTTATAAGCTCTATGTGAACGGCGAATACGTCGGCAAGGGACCCGTGCGAAGCGCAGCGGGCATCAGTTATTACGACACGTATGATATCACAGGAGTGCTTTCCAAAGGCAAAAATGTCATCGCGTTCCATGTCATGCATTTCGGTGAGAACACGTCAATGTGCGCGCTTCGCAGACCAGGCCTGATCTGTAAAGCGGAAATAGAGCTAAATGACCAAAAGCTGGAAATAGAAACCGATCAGGCATGGAAAGTGCATCGCGCATCCGATTGGACCGGCCAGAGCGCTCGCATCAATAACAACCTCGGTTTCCAGGAAGTCTATGACAGCGCGGAGCGTATGGACGGTTGGAATGAGATCAAGTTTAAAGAAAAAGGCTGGGAAGAGGCCTGCATAGTGGGCACAGCGCCTGCAATGCCATGGGGCAAACTCATTGAGCGCGCTATTCCACAGCTCGATGAAGAGAAAATCCTGCCCGCTTCAATAGTCGGATTATATAACTCGCCTGAGCACAGTAAGGAGACCGCTGCGCAGACGGTGCCTGAGATCATGGCGGCATCCGAGCTTGTCGATCTCAACGCCGGCAGCGTCAAGCATGCTGAAGCACTGCTGACAGAGACCGGAAGCTGCCAGGTCAAGACTCCCCGCGGCGATGGAGGAGTCGTGATTATACTCGATTTCGGTCGAGAAGTGTTCGGCAATGTAGAGATAGGCATCGGCGGCTCGGGCAGCGGAACTATGGATATCGGCTATAGTGAACTGCTCGAAGACGGCCATGTGAAACCCACTCGCGGCGATATGAAATACACCGACCGCGTGGTCCTCAAAAAGGGAAAACTTAACTGGCAGAGCTTCGAGCCGCGCGCATTCAGGTATATGCAGATCGAGTTTCATGCGTGCTCCAAGGCGGTCGCGCTGGAACATATCAGAGTCAACCAGACCACCTACCCCACCGAGCTTATCGGCAGTTTCGAGTGCAGTGACCCGCTCCTAAACGACATCTGGAAGACCTGCGCATACACTGCAAAACTGTGCATGGAAGACACGTTCATCGACTCGCCATGGCAGAGCAGATCGCAGTGGTGGGCGGACGCCAGAATCGAATCGCGAACGGCATATTATGCATTCGACGACGTCAAGCTGCTGGCTCAGGGTCTCAGGCAGATTGCCGATACTCAGGATCGCAGCGGCGCGGTCATGGGCACATATCCCGCATCGGAGGATAAACTGGTCCCGGACTTTGCGCTTAATTGGGTCTTTTCGATCCTTGATTACTATGCATTCTCGGATGATTCGGGTTTGGTGCGCGATCTGTATCCCAACGTGCGCAGGCTGATGAGTTGGTTCGATCGATATCAGAACGATTTTGGACTAATCGGCGAAGTGCCCGGATGGATATTCATCGACTCGGCTGATCTGGAACGGCATGGTGTGCTGACATCCCTCAACTGCCTGTACTATCAAGCTCTGAGGGTGACGGCTGCCCTTGCATCAATTTTGGGAAAAGGCAATGAAGCGGATGACTATAACGAGTCCGCCCGAGTGCTCAGACTTGCGATCAACAAATATCTCTACTCGCCCGAGAAAGGGCTGTATGCGGACTGCCTGAAAGACGGCAAACTGGCGGACAAATTCAGCGCTCAGACAAACATACTCGCCGCGCTCTTCGATATCCCCGACCATTATTGCAAGGCCGCTATCATACGCACTCTGCAGGGCAACATGCTCTCTGAAACCAGGACACCGTATTTCACATCGCACTTGCTCGAAGTGCTATACTCGATGGATCGCCATAAAGAGGCTCTCGATATGATGCGCCGGAAGTGGGGAAGGAGCGTAGAGCAAGGCGGTGGAACGTTCCCTGAGTTCTTCGGTGATAACGGCAGCAAGTGTCATGGCTGGGCATCGGGTCCAGCGCGCGATCTCATCGCCGAATATGTCGGGATAAAGCCCATACTGGGCATGCATCGATTTTCTGTCACCCCGCATGAAGGCGACCTTGAATGGGCAAAAGGGTCCATTGCAACCCGGACCGGGCTGTTGACCATCGAATGGCGTTCCACACCCAGGTCGTTCACTATAGAAGCGCGGGTTCCAGACGGTCTGAAAGTTGACATATACCCACCCTGCCCTATGAACACAAAGATAACGCTCGACGGCAAGGCGCATCCGTCATGCCTGGTTACCATTGGCGGCGGCAATCACACCATAAAAGTGACATCGGCCAGGCTTCCAAAGCCAAAACCGCTGGGCAAACTGCCGAAACCTGTCCCGATACCGATCGTGGAACTGCTCGATGATCTGTCGGTGCAAGATCGCAAAAATCTCGGATTGATAACCAGCCGCCATGAAAGAAACGGCTCCAGGCGGTCACGCCTGAAGACTTCCCGCAAGTCGAAAATCGAAGAGGCGCCAATCGAAATACTCCCTACTCCTGAACTGGAAACACTGGTCGAAGAGACGGAGATGATACCGGAAATCGCCGCATCGGCAACTGAAACCGCTCCCGAGGCCGAGACAAAGCCCCAGAAGAGACGGTCCCGCCGTGGTGGACGCGGCAGGAACAAGCCTGCACCGCAAGAGACGGCCGTCGCTCAAGTGCCTGAGGAAAAAGTCGAAGTTGAAGCTGTAATCAGCAATGAGCCGCTTGAAACGGCAGATGAGCCGAAAAAGACGAGCAGGAAGCGTTCACATCGCGGAGGCAGACGAAGGTCTTCCAAGTCATCACAAGAGGCACAAACGCCTGCTGATGTGCCGACAGAGATCGAACCCGCCGCTGAGTCTCCATTGTCGGTTGAAGACGCATCGCCTGAGCTGGTTACTGAAGCAGCAGTCGAAGCAGCACCCAAACCCGCCAGAAAACGCACTCATCGGGGTGGAAGAAAACGCTCTACATCCAAAAAGTCTTTGGAAGAAGCTGCCGAGAGCAGCCCAATAGAGCCGGTCGTCGAAGCCACACCTGAACCTGCTCCAGAGGCTGCAGCCCAGGAAGCACCTAAGAAAAAACGGCGCACATACACCAGGCGACCAAGGAAAAAACCAACTGAAAACACTGAGCAGGCTGACAGTTCTAAAACCATGCAGGATCAGCCTGCCGAGTAG